The Candidatus Acidulodesulfobacterium acidiphilum sequence ACTATGCCGTAACTGTGTAATTATTGTCGCTGAGTCGGAATTAAATTCATGCACGGCGGTAAAACGAAGAATGGAAAGGAGGAAGTAACTTATGGGGTTTAACGAATCATTAAAAATTGCGGCGGAGGGACTTAACGCCGAAAGAATAAGGATGAACGTAATTTCATCCAATCTTGCGAACATAAATACCGACGATGCCGGAAACGGACTGCCTTACGTAAAAAAAGAGCCGTTGTTTAAAACCGTCAAATTTAAAAACTATTTCGGCGTAGAAGTGGAAAAAATAGAAAACGCTAAAAATCCGTTTTCAGAAAAATACGACCCAAGCAATCCTCTCGCAAACAAAGCGGGATACGTTAAAACCCCTAATATATCGGCTATAAGGGAGCTTGTAGATATGATATCCGCTACAAGGGCTTATCAGGCGGACGCTCAAGTTATTTCGGAATCGAAAGCTATGTCGCAGTCGTCTTTACAAATTTAGGGAAATACATAAATATATTATGCTTTATGCAAATATGATATAATTAAATAAAAGATGTTAACGACTTAATGAATTCATTAATTAATTCATACTATAGAAATTAAGCATTAAGCATGTTTAATATTATTTAAAGGTCTTTTATTTTATTTTTATTAATTAAATAAAGTTTTAAAAAGGAGGTTCGATTTATAATGGCGATACCGATAGGAATAGGAAACGGCGATTTGGCGGGACTTAATCCCGCGTCGGAGATTAAAGAGCTTAATCCCAATAATATATTAGGAAGCGGCGGCGGTTCCGTACAGTCTGATAACGGAAGCGGTTCTTTTGCCGACACTCTTTTAAATTCTATAAATAAAGTCAACGAACTGCAAAATACGGCAGATAAATCGGCCGAAGCTATAGCGACGGGTCAATCTTCAAATATACATCAGGCAATGATAGATATGGAAAAAGCTAACGACTCTTTCGAACTTATGATGCAGGTAAGGAATAAAATAGTCACGGCTTACAATACTATTATGCAAATGCAGGTATAAAATTTTCCATATAAATATATATTATAAATACATACCGTTATATACGTAAACAATACTACAATTCTCAATTCGGATTAAATGGCAGCAAATTTTAAAGAATTAGGTACGCAGTTAAAGACTTTTTTTACGGAACTTTCCATCGAAAGAAAGATAGTCTTCGTCCTTGTCCTGGCAGGGGTAGCTATAGCCATATATTTAACGGCGGTTTACGCTACCGCGCCTAAATACGGCGTGCTTTATTCAAATTTAAACGCAACGAGCGCATCCGAAAT is a genomic window containing:
- the flgC gene encoding flagellar basal body rod protein FlgC encodes the protein MGFNESLKIAAEGLNAERIRMNVISSNLANINTDDAGNGLPYVKKEPLFKTVKFKNYFGVEVEKIENAKNPFSEKYDPSNPLANKAGYVKTPNISAIRELVDMISATRAYQADAQVISESKAMSQSSLQI
- the fliE gene encoding flagellar hook-basal body complex protein FliE; translated protein: MAIPIGIGNGDLAGLNPASEIKELNPNNILGSGGGSVQSDNGSGSFADTLLNSINKVNELQNTADKSAEAIATGQSSNIHQAMIDMEKANDSFELMMQVRNKIVTAYNTIMQMQV